The Phosphitispora fastidiosa genomic interval TGACTAATGTCGCGGAAAACGTCGGTGAAGAGTCCAAGTATATCCATATGGGGATGACCTCATCAGATGTTGGTGACACAGCCCTGTGCCTGCTGATGAAAGAGGCGGCAGAGCACCTGCTCCCGAGGCTGACAGTTCTCCGGGAAAAGCTGGTGGAAAAGGCCGGAGAGTACAAGTACACTCCGATGATCGGGCGGACCCACGGGATCCATGCCGAACCGATGACCTTTGGGATGAAGATGCTGCTTTGGATTGCTGAGACCGACCGGAATATGGAACGCCTCCAAAGGGCAGTGGAAACCATCAGTGTGGGCAAACTCTCAGGGGCTGTGGGAACTTATGCCAACATCGACCCTGAAGTGGAAAGAAGGGTCTGTGAGAAACTGGGGCTGCAGCCTGCTTCTATTGCCACACAGGTAATTCAGCGGGATCGGCATGCCGAGTATATGTCGACCCTTGCGGTAATAGGCTGTACCCTGGAGAAGATTGCCACCGAACTGCGCAACCTGCAGCGTACCGATATCAGAGAAGCGGAAGAGTATTTTGCCAAGGGCCAGAAAGGGTCCTCGGCAATGCCCCATAAAAGGAATCCCATCACAGGTGAACGCATCAGCGGCCTGGCCCGTATTTTGCGGGGCAATGCCCTTGCGGCCATGGAAAATGTGGCCCTCTGGCATGAACGGGACATCTCACACTCATCAGTGGAGCGGGTCATTGTTCCTGACAGCACCATCCTTCTTGACTATATGCTGCACCTGACCATAAAGATAGTCGGCAGCCTCCTTGTTTACCCTGAGGCCATGATGGAAAACCTTAATAAGACCAAGGGCCTGATTTATTCCCAGCGAGTCCTGCTGGCACTGGTGGACAAGGGGGTTTTGCGGGAAAGAGCCTATGAGCTGGTACAGAGAAATGCCATGGAGGTCTGGCGGACCAAACAGAACTTCGCTGACCTGCTGCAGAACGATGCCGATGTGGTCAAATTGATTCCTGCAGAAGAGCTCCACAGCCTGTTTGACTATAACTGGTTCCTCAGACATGTAGATGCGGTTTTT includes:
- the purB gene encoding adenylosuccinate lyase, giving the protein MIERYTLPEMGRIWTLENKFQKWLDVEIAACEAMAELGQIPAEAVRVIREKAAFDVNRIDEIEKVTNHDVIAFLTNVAENVGEESKYIHMGMTSSDVGDTALCLLMKEAAEHLLPRLTVLREKLVEKAGEYKYTPMIGRTHGIHAEPMTFGMKMLLWIAETDRNMERLQRAVETISVGKLSGAVGTYANIDPEVERRVCEKLGLQPASIATQVIQRDRHAEYMSTLAVIGCTLEKIATELRNLQRTDIREAEEYFAKGQKGSSAMPHKRNPITGERISGLARILRGNALAAMENVALWHERDISHSSVERVIVPDSTILLDYMLHLTIKIVGSLLVYPEAMMENLNKTKGLIYSQRVLLALVDKGVLRERAYELVQRNAMEVWRTKQNFADLLQNDADVVKLIPAEELHSLFDYNWFLRHVDAVFQRFGL